CAATGTTGGAACAACTGCTggaggaaataaattttcagcgCACCAAAGAGATGCGACAGTTAATGAAAGACGGTAAGTGGGCGCTCGATAATTTGAACAATATTCtcttaatacaaattattattttgttaaacaatgtaataaattttaatctcataaaattatcataaaatctataattcttttaatataaatagaacaaCACGACTATTTGTTCCatgcatattataatcaaattatgcttttcattcttatttatttcataatagaaatattctttaaaaagtaacaattgaccccattttatttaatatttgtagagGATTTGGAGaacaatctaaaaatataaaagaaaaacatttattcatataccCATAcacaataatgttaaattaaaatataattatgtttatatctttttacaatttacttaattaaaatataccaagaaagtcaataaaatatttcatcataagTAATATTTCCTAACTGATTAAATCTACAACTTCATTCAAAATAGCCTAAGCTCTTTATTAGACAACACCATTTTATTAACTACCTGAAGGATACGGAGCCATAGCCAAAGCAGCAGCCagtaaattcatttaaagttttacATATCAATGTGGCTGGATATCATTAAggcatttaattaaactgtatCTTTTAATAGTGAGTCTGGGCTATTTAATGATcaatatgcataatattttagaaaactaagaaatactaataatatgctgaggtatttattgttgttcTATAGTATGTTTCTGGTAAGAAGCCGTGTTTctaatatatagctatatagcatatttaatataaaccaatatttaataattattataattattgtaactaATTGTGCCATGTTATCTGACcaaaattttgttcaaaagAAAGTGTTTCTATAGCTCATGCATTATTCTGGTACATAAGCTGCAGTGCTACATATCATGAATATCCATTCTGTGGTTTTTGCATGAAGGATTGTCAAATCCAAACATTTCTGTGCAACCGTGTTAATTATTGTTGGTTATTAAAACCATTGAAATTAATAGTTATGTGGACATACAACGGGatttattaatcatatcaattaacccgacatttcaaacactttacagtgaACAGGGTCACAAAGAGACAGCATTTTGATTTCTCAAAGTgctagaatataatttttagcctgcattttaattttaatcaaatggCACAGGGactatctattattatatctaatatgtataaaattagtattttcttgtgtttgatctTACATGagtattatagaatataatatattatttagaaaaaaatattttttaacagattttaaatgcgatttattcattatattaataacccgACATTTCAAAGACTTTACAAGAGATAACTATCACTTGACCATACttgctgtaaagtgtttgaaacttcgggttaaataatatgggCTCGTTTTCCGCAACTCGACGTCAAGCgcctattttgcgtgaaagaaaagGGGGTAGCCAGTCAAACCTGGAACCATCCCAGCTCCTCCATGAAGCTAAGCAGCTTGTGTGGGCTGCCGAAAACCTCAGGGAGGGACCTAGGACCTAActtcgggttaataatataatgaataaattgtgtttaaattccattaaaaagtatttaattttgtataaaattttcaaatgtttggTTTCCATATTCCTCTGAAACGGCTGAAccaattcttatgaaatttaagtAAGCATATGGTTAGGCAGGATAGCATTTGCTGGGTGAGCTAGTAatgtcacagataacataatagcTATATGTTAATGTATAGATCTGTTGTGGAAAGTTAAACATGCTCTGTATGTCATACTATTACATGAATCATCTTGATACCATCATACATCCATTTATAATCcttgtttctttaattttattacatttgatgcaaatttgaaaatgaatattcatGTATGATgcaaagtaatttatatgaaaatgtgaGGTGAACTGTTGAATGTCATCAACACAtcatctgtatgtttatttgattaaatctCATATTGCTTTACaattttgcatataaaaatgCTAATACCTAATACTTAATTAGAAATgacatttacattttgtaaattgttctgataccaaataaatattgaagtgCATGTAATAGGTATCAAGAATGAAATTGCTTATTTGTAAGCAAGTTGTTGCTTTTAGATggtgtatttatattgatcTAACAAGACCCAGCATATTGTGTCCAGTGTTGCATGCATCAGATTGATTCATGCATCACAGTTATttctaatgtttattttcttgtaatttctacaaatatattacaacGCCATCTGGTGGAGACATAAGAAAACCAGCatgtcaaatttataaatgttaatattatttattaaacggcAGGGAATACTGGTACAGTTGGTcatattgtttaaatgaattcaaaatcaatttaaaactgaCAAATCTGTTTGTAATAATGATGTTCATGTGCTTAAAAGTATTGGAtcaggaaaaaaataaaaaataaaataaaacaagatttaGAAAAGACATTTATTGAACTTTGATTCACAACAGCAATGGTATAAAGGGTTATATTATCAGTtacacaatgttttcctttctTGCCTTTGCTCATACATAAGAAAAAtagaaactatttaaattctattgatAATTAGTTCAAGCACATTCAAATAACTTAAGCTTCTGTATTATCATACGGaatgtagattttttatattattaataatttacgcGATTAGCAAATTTGTGGATGATCATTTGATTCCATGAATTTACAATTCAATGTTCCATTACACAGAATAATGAgaacaaaaattatcaaagttcaattattacattattttattcgtcTTTGATCTCTTAAacaataagttatatttacaatatataataaatatctttcgGAGGTACAAATctcatcttattttttttacaattcattAGGCATTACTGaacatgtttgtttgtcatgactttgacaaacaaacatgttCAGTAaccaaatatatatgtacagaGGAGCGAAGCGGTGCTCTCGCTCATTAGCCACGATccaaacttaataataaagtgaCCATGACCAAGCTTAAAACAAtacttaaacattaaaatacattaaaacattatataaagtgCATTGACGAAGCAAACATAActagtaatttattatcacattCGATAACAgtattctaaattttttttttacaaatgaaatattaaaacagcCATATAAGTTCATTATATACAATCTAATAGTTCAGGGTAAACAATCCTCGAAGGCACTTGACTTTAGGTAACTACACTGGCCGTGGACTCGGTAGCAGTAAATAGAGATTAAAAATAGCAAAGAAAAGTAGAAACGAGATAGTATTAAGTGTGACTTTTCAGATTCCGGCTTCGTAGTGCTACAGGGGACGACGTACTGGACCGACCTGTTCGTGCGCCACTTTCTGTTCCAAGAGGAGCAGTCCATAGACTGCGACGATCTGCTGTTTTTTGTCCGCAAGCGACACGTCAAAGGGTCCTCCCGTTATCTGCCTAAGTACGAAGTGAGTATCGTATACCCGGCAACCTGCGTTATGTGCACGCTCCGTGCGACGCCACCAAAGTGGAACGAGTAAAGTACACTTTTAGCGAACATTTATTCTGGATTCGATACAAAGTTACACTTTGGTTGTGTTACAGTGCGTTGCTACAGATCATGTTacttaaactataaaacagTAAGGCCGACTACAATTTAGATTTAAGTTCCTGCTTGCTTATACGACATAGACGACAATGATACAttgcaatgtttatttaaaacacgtgtagaaacaaaaaaaataatgtataaatgcaATGTTTTCTATCTAATTTCGATTTAACGTTATCATTCGGGTTTAACAAATACGCGAAGATAAACACTTTACATATTAAGATACGAGACGGTTATCGTATAATTAGTTCTTACTAAACatcaatattcaatttcaatagtACACAAACCTAAGTATTATTTAGCTTGCATTGTGACGTATGTCAAAATTTTTCCGATTCTAACGGCTAATGGTGTATTCGAATTCAGTTTGTGCTACAAATGACGAAAGTGTTTAGTTTCTGGCTATCGTTATCCAATGTCGTTTTGCGTATAGGCTTGCCTTATGTTCATTGAACTTCGCTAACAAGATCCTAGATTTAGCACCATAcggattaaaattatcaaattctacgagaaatattatttggaaATACAAAAGTCTGCTTTACAACAGTTATaatgtactttattttaaacaatataaaaatattatttcttacaatAGGCTGCTATTACAACAAGAATGTACTTGGTAGTATGCACTAATACAACCACTCCACCATGCTCGCACTCAGTCaacgttatttaaaaacgaatcacagtatatttttgttaataaatagtatgttCTTTGTTAGACTCGAGATTGATTATAaccacttataaaatatacaattacaaaacaaacatttcaatttttcaaCAGTTGACAGTTCATTATAGTAATTGATCATTCGTTATTGTTCATcgtcaattaaaatttgatctcTTAatctattaacaataaaagcaTACAGAGGTCttaggtattattaaatagaacaGTTTGCGCTAGGGAGGTCGCTACTCGCGGCACGCTCAGAGTCTATCGTGTATCACATGTGGGCGAGTGGACCTCGCGGGGCTCGCGGGGCTCAAGGGCACGGGGGCCCGCGACACGCACACTCTAGGCTTTCGAGGCTAACCGCTACATCGCCGGCCGGCTTGTTCGCAGACTGACGTCGAGGTCTTCCGCAAGGATTCCAAGAAGCTGCCAATCGGCGATCCCGAAATCGATTGGGAGGAGACCGTCTACCTGAACTTGATCGTCCATCAGTTCGACTACACGCTCACCTTAGCCATCTGCACGCGCACCAGCCCAAAGGAGCTGCAGGTGCTGAAGCGGCATTCGCAGAAGGTGAGCGTCATACGCGTTCCGGCGGGGGCGGCGACGGCGGACGCGCGCGTCACTAGCTGAGGCGGCTGAACAGCTTGGTGCGCGGCCACGGCAGCGGCCAGTCGTAGCGCCGCGGCACCGGCCCGCGCACGTTCCGCTCCAGGTACGTGAAGATCCAGTACCACCACTCGCGCTGGATCATGTAGTGGTTGTAGCCGTTGCCGGTCCGGTGCGGCGTCACCAGCAGCGAGTGGAATGTCCAAAACAGTCTGGTTGTTATGTAATAAGCTATGACCACGTCCACCGTGTAGTGCCCGTGGGCGAGCAGCACGAACGACACTCCCAGCAGGGCGGAGCCCCACATCGCCCAATGGACGGGCCACAGTTTCTTTGGTGAATATTCTGCGACTATGAGATAACTCAACACTAGTACCATGGTGTGTCCCGAGTAAATATAGTCTCCACAGTATGTATGCTTTCCGTTGATAGAGAGGCCGAATCCCGATATCAAATAGAACATTCTTCTTATGACGAGAAGCGGTGTCGTATTGTTGCTCTTCGGACTGCAGTAATATGTTGTGCTCGATACGGGCAGGACGGTTACGAACATGGTGAGTGATCGGTACAAATACAACAGACcgataatgaaaaacaaacgGCGCGCGACGATGAATCTATGTTTGTGGAAAACTACTACTAGCATCGCCACAGTAGTCGATATCATGATGAGATATTCGGACACCGCCAGTCCCCAGTCCCGCGCCGTTATATTATCAAGCACTATATCGTTCAATGGGGCCGTCGTATTTCTGTCTGGAAGTCGCTCGTGGACGAGCGACAGAGACATCATGTTTATGCATACACATATGAAAAGGAAGAAGAATGAAATTATAGTCTTCCATATTTCTTTTGGATATCTTTCCTCTCTGACAGCGCCCGGCGGCAGTTCGACTATGAAGTCACCGGCGTGGGTGCGCTGTGGGGAGTGGTCCTGATCTGGATCGGACTCGTCCGTGGTCGGTTGAGGCGCGTCCAACTTGACGTTGCGAGCCAGCAGCGGTTGCCGCTGCATGAGTTCAGCTTGGTTTGGCATTTCACGTGTTTCGTTTTGACGGCGTGACGCGTTGTTGTTTAGGTCATTTCGGTTGAGACGAGCCTCGAAATTGATGCCTTTGATGTCTTCGTGAGCCGTGTCGGTCACGATGTCCGCATGGCACACTTGGCTGACGGGCGGCGACGCGGCGCGGGGCACCAGCGCTAGCTGCTTTGTGGGCAG
The sequence above is a segment of the Zerene cesonia ecotype Mississippi chromosome 17, Zerene_cesonia_1.1, whole genome shotgun sequence genome. Coding sequences within it:
- the LOC119833244 gene encoding phosphatidylcholine:ceramide cholinephosphotransferase 2-like; protein product: MTISARSPDKEPTPPKQINYAEPLVESVRVYLANELPTKQLALVPRAASPPVSQVCHADIVTDTAHEDIKGINFEARLNRNDLNNNASRRQNETREMPNQAELMQRQPLLARNVKLDAPQPTTDESDPDQDHSPQRTHAGDFIVELPPGAVREERYPKEIWKTIISFFFLFICVCINMMSLSLVHERLPDRNTTAPLNDIVLDNITARDWGLAVSEYLIMISTTVAMLVVVFHKHRFIVARRLFFIIGLLYLYRSLTMFVTVLPVSSTTYYCSPKSNNTTPLLVIRRMFYLISGFGLSINGKHTYCGDYIYSGHTMVLVLSYLIVAEYSPKKLWPVHWAMWGSALLGVSFVLLAHGHYTVDVVIAYYITTRLFWTFHSLLVTPHRTGNGYNHYMIQREWWYWIFTYLERNVRGPVPRRYDWPLPWPRTKLFSRLS